Genomic DNA from Nitrososphaerota archaeon:
GTAGATACTTTACGAAAGACGCCTTGGATCTTTTTGAGAAGGTTGTTACGAAGAGGGAGGGGAGTAGAGATGACATTGAGAGGCTGCGGGAGATATGGTCTCAGATAGGGCGCTCTATGCTCACCATCCCTGAAGAGGAGTTTAAGATTGATGCTGTTGAGGTTGCGGAGATTGAGCGGGCGCCCATCTTTGAGAGCGTTAGGTGTGCAGAGTGCGGCGAACTTGTGATGAGTACGAGGATCCAATATGTGGATGGTAGAGCTGTTTGCTTGAGCTGCTTGGGTGTTTGCGCAGCGGTCGGAGGGAGAGGCATTGTGCCGGACTTCAGAGTTCCGTTAATGCGCGGAAGGTGAAGGGCTGTGAAGAAGGGTTTAGCCAAGGTCTACGCACTAAGCCTGACAGTAATCGTGGTTGTAGCCGTGGCAGCCGCAGCCTACTTCATACTCTCCAGCAGCTCTACTACTGTGCAGCAGCAAACCACCACGCCACAAATACACTTGGTCGACATAGTTGGGCGAAATGTCACAATACCTAGAGGCGTTGATAGCATCGTAGCGATAGGGCCTGGCATGCTTAGGCTTGTATGCTACCTAAATGCGACGGACTTGCTTGTGGGTGTGGAAGACAGCGAAAGAAGCTGGGGGTCTGCCGGGAGGGACTATGCGATGGCTTATGGTGAATCGTTTAAAGCGCTGCCAGCCATAGGTCTAGGCGGACCAGGCAAGCCACCAGCGCCTGAATTAATCTTAGCAGCGAAACCTGAGCTAATAATAATGTCTAGAACATACTGCGACTTCTACGACCCAGATAGATTAGAGAAGGAGACCAACGCGACGGTAATAGTTATGGATTATGGTCCGGCTGGGTATCTTGATGTAGAGGGTTTGGCGAACGCTTTAAGAGTGCTTGGCGAGGCCTTGGGTCGCAAAGAAAGAGCGGATACTCTAATCAGCTATATTAGAAGCGTAGTCGAGGACTTGGATAAGAGGACGAGAGACTTGGATGTTAGACCAAAAGTGTATGTTGGCGCTGTATCATACAAAGGGCCTCAACCATTTACAACAGCTCAAACACCATTCCCACCACTTTCACTCTTGAACACCCCTTCTATCGCAGATAGATATGCTTCTAAGCAAGGTGTCTTCTTCTGGAGTTTTGAGGCGATTCTAAGCGAGCAGCCGGAGATAGTGTTTATAGATGAAAACAACTTGGCAACCGTCAAACAGGATTTTGATAAAGATCCTGGTAAGTATATGTATCTGAACGCTTTCAAAGAAGGGAGGGTTTACGGGACTTTACCCTACAACTATTATCATACGAATGTGGCTGTTGCCTTAGCAGACGCTTACTACATTGGTAAGATACTGTATCCAGAGAGATTCAGCGACATTAACCCTAGTGAGAAGGCTGACGAAATATTCAGAGTGTTCGTTGGAAAGGCTCTCTACCAGCAGTATGCTGAAGCCTATGGAGGGTTTATATGTCTAGCCGAAATGTTCAAACCTTCCAGTTGAATGTTAAGCATCTTATTCGGAGGAAGCAGATAATTCTGCTTTCACTTACCCTCTTTACCCTCCTTCTCATACCGCTTTCTGCTTCAGTGGGTTGGTATAAGGCTTCGCTTCCTGAGACCTTTCGCGCCGTCTTCCTACCAGATAACAGCCAACTCTCGACTGTTATTTGGGATCTAAGGCTTAGGAGGGTTCTGGCTGCGATAGTTGTAGGTATGGTTCTAGGTGGTTCCGGTGCCGCTATTCAAGCTTGCATGCGGAACCCTTTAGCTTCCCCATTCACATTCGGGCTTTCATTCGCGGCATCCTTGGGTGTGGCGGTTGCTCTTCTGGTGTTACAAGGCGGCGCTATTCAAAGATTTCAGATCTACGTTTATAACCCGTATATCGTCTCAGCCTCCGCCTTCCTCTTCGCTTTAATTCAAGTCCTCATCATCCTCCTTTTGGCGTATAAGGCTGGGTTAAGCGCAGGTGCGCTCGTCCTATCATCCATAGCCATCTCATTTGCCTATCAAGCCATTTTGTATCTGCTTCAATACCTCTATCTGAACGAGATACTCGTCGCAACCGTGGTCTTCTGGACATTCGGAGACCTAGGGAGGATAGCTTGGCCTGAGTTTAATCTCGTTGCCCTACTTTCTTTTGCGTTAGTCCTACCATACTTCATCTACCGAAGTCTAGACTACGATCTGATATTGGGCGGCGACGAGTTGGCGAAGTCTTCTGGTGTGAGGCCTGAGAGGCTTAGGCTGGAAACGACGATAGTAGCGGCGCTAGGAGCCGCTTTAGCGACATCTTTCGTTGGGGTGATAGGGTTTGTCTGCCTTGTAGCGCCGCACGCCGCTAGACTGCTTATTGGGGGTGGCCATAGATATCTGATGCCCACATCTATGATCTTGGGTGCACTTATTCTAACACTCTCCGACACGCTGGGCAGGGTGGTGATAGCACCAACCGTTATTCCTGTTGGGATTACGACCTCTTTAATAGGTGTTCCTCTACTAGTATATTTGCTAGTTAAGGGTGGGAGGTTTGGTTATAGAGGTTAGAATCAGAGACGTGAAGGTGTATTATAGGAGCATTAAAGCTCTGGATGGTGTATCGCTGACGGTAAAGCGTGGCGAAGTTCTTTCAGTCGTTGGGCCGAATGGCGCTGGTAAA
This window encodes:
- a CDS encoding formylmethanofuran dehydrogenase encodes the protein MIEESLLKRAEEFHGHICPFLALGLRASELAMHRLGLAKAGLAESVGEDVLAIVECNNCFCDGVQIATGCTLGNNSLIYLDVGKNAVTLVRRGSWRGVRVYVDAEKIRSRYFTKDALDLFEKVVTKREGSRDDIERLREIWSQIGRSMLTIPEEEFKIDAVEVAEIERAPIFESVRCAECGELVMSTRIQYVDGRAVCLSCLGVCAAVGGRGIVPDFRVPLMRGR
- a CDS encoding iron ABC transporter permease translates to MSSRNVQTFQLNVKHLIRRKQIILLSLTLFTLLLIPLSASVGWYKASLPETFRAVFLPDNSQLSTVIWDLRLRRVLAAIVVGMVLGGSGAAIQACMRNPLASPFTFGLSFAASLGVAVALLVLQGGAIQRFQIYVYNPYIVSASAFLFALIQVLIILLLAYKAGLSAGALVLSSIAISFAYQAILYLLQYLYLNEILVATVVFWTFGDLGRIAWPEFNLVALLSFALVLPYFIYRSLDYDLILGGDELAKSSGVRPERLRLETTIVAALGAALATSFVGVIGFVCLVAPHAARLLIGGGHRYLMPTSMILGALILTLSDTLGRVVIAPTVIPVGITTSLIGVPLLVYLLVKGGRFGYRG
- a CDS encoding ABC transporter substrate-binding protein; this encodes MTVIVVVAVAAAAYFILSSSSTTVQQQTTTPQIHLVDIVGRNVTIPRGVDSIVAIGPGMLRLVCYLNATDLLVGVEDSERSWGSAGRDYAMAYGESFKALPAIGLGGPGKPPAPELILAAKPELIIMSRTYCDFYDPDRLEKETNATVIVMDYGPAGYLDVEGLANALRVLGEALGRKERADTLISYIRSVVEDLDKRTRDLDVRPKVYVGAVSYKGPQPFTTAQTPFPPLSLLNTPSIADRYASKQGVFFWSFEAILSEQPEIVFIDENNLATVKQDFDKDPGKYMYLNAFKEGRVYGTLPYNYYHTNVAVALADAYYIGKILYPERFSDINPSEKADEIFRVFVGKALYQQYAEAYGGFICLAEMFKPSS